One Micromonospora craniellae genomic region harbors:
- a CDS encoding MbtH family protein, which yields MPQNPFDDDTGTFFALVNHEEQYSLWPTFKPVPSGWTIVFGGPGGAPRKEVLDWIDKTWTDLRPKSLRDFIAEQEALTTSGN from the coding sequence ATGCCTCAGAACCCGTTCGACGACGACACTGGCACCTTCTTCGCCCTCGTCAACCACGAGGAGCAGTACTCCCTCTGGCCCACCTTCAAGCCTGTGCCCAGCGGCTGGACGATCGTGTTCGGCGGGCCCGGCGGCGCTCCCCGAAAGGAGGTCCTCGACTGGATCGACAAGACCTGGACCGACCTGCGGCCCAAGTCGCTCCGTGACTTCATCGCGGAGCAAGAGGCCCTGACCACCTCCGGCAACTGA
- a CDS encoding asparagine synthetase B family protein, protein MVDRELVPQNDDRATARDNELTRMLEMIRHRGDADHFGERGSGAGFSMGTNRLAIVDRTHAAQPLSDEAGQVWLVFSGELYGFRDIRQELEQLGHTFRTDSDTEVVLRSYLEWGIPFLRKLNGMFAFVICDSRDGSFLAVRDHVGIKPLYYQLQDGVYRFASEQKCLLNHPALIRPVPPGTYVQNGEEVRYFELDEPQVSTTSSAASRRYRELFEAAVRKQVDTDLPLAVPFSGGIDSAAVLQAARRYHHDVTAFTVGFEGAADVEVARRYCEDFGVKQHIVYLKPSDLIDIIPRIVHGAELFEVVDIIDACTQFLVYQAVRRRGIKVAICGDGADEVLAGYDLFKTHADPVGLMKYRVGNLHRTDLQRVDRSSMLNSVEARVPFLDRHLLEFAYSLPMDLKIRDGVEKWVLREAMRDRLPAYIVDRPKIRMPDGSGIKNVVIDHARQHVDVDDRVARGLGITSTEGAYFLDIFLKAGFPPPTERFKRPVDDYAPNGYFEFIS, encoded by the coding sequence GTGGTCGATCGCGAGTTGGTGCCGCAGAACGATGACCGTGCCACGGCTCGGGACAACGAGCTGACCCGTATGTTGGAGATGATCCGGCATCGTGGGGACGCAGATCATTTCGGGGAGCGGGGTTCCGGAGCTGGCTTCTCGATGGGGACTAACCGGTTGGCCATCGTCGACCGCACGCATGCGGCCCAGCCTTTGTCCGACGAGGCGGGACAGGTCTGGCTGGTGTTCAGCGGCGAATTGTACGGCTTCCGAGACATCCGACAGGAGCTGGAGCAGCTCGGCCACACCTTTCGCACGGACTCCGACACCGAGGTAGTACTTCGCTCCTACCTCGAGTGGGGAATTCCGTTCCTGCGGAAACTGAACGGCATGTTCGCGTTCGTCATCTGCGACAGCAGGGACGGATCGTTCCTCGCGGTGCGGGACCACGTCGGCATCAAACCACTGTACTATCAGCTTCAGGACGGGGTCTACCGGTTCGCGTCGGAGCAGAAATGTCTGCTCAATCATCCTGCGCTCATTCGCCCGGTTCCACCCGGGACTTATGTCCAGAACGGCGAAGAGGTTCGCTACTTCGAGCTGGACGAGCCGCAGGTATCGACCACGAGCTCCGCGGCTTCCCGCCGGTACCGGGAGCTCTTCGAGGCTGCGGTTCGTAAGCAGGTCGACACTGACCTTCCGCTTGCCGTACCGTTCAGCGGCGGCATCGACAGCGCGGCGGTCCTGCAAGCGGCGCGGAGGTACCACCACGACGTCACCGCCTTCACTGTCGGCTTCGAGGGAGCCGCGGACGTGGAGGTCGCGAGACGCTACTGCGAAGACTTCGGTGTCAAGCAACACATTGTCTACTTGAAACCCTCGGATCTCATCGACATCATTCCCCGGATAGTTCACGGAGCTGAGTTGTTCGAGGTCGTCGACATTATCGACGCCTGCACGCAGTTCCTTGTCTATCAGGCCGTCAGGAGACGCGGGATCAAGGTCGCGATCTGTGGGGACGGAGCTGACGAGGTGTTGGCCGGGTATGACCTGTTCAAGACGCATGCGGATCCGGTCGGATTGATGAAGTACCGGGTGGGGAACCTCCACCGCACCGATCTGCAACGGGTGGACCGGTCGAGCATGTTGAACTCGGTCGAGGCGCGTGTGCCGTTCCTGGACCGCCATCTTCTCGAGTTCGCCTATTCTCTGCCGATGGATCTGAAGATCCGTGATGGCGTCGAGAAGTGGGTTCTTCGGGAGGCTATGCGCGACCGGCTGCCCGCCTACATCGTTGACCGGCCCAAGATCCGCATGCCAGACGGCAGTGGCATCAAGAACGTCGTCATCGATCACGCCCGTCAGCATGTTGACGTGGACGACCGGGTCGCTCGCGGGCTCGGCATCACCAGCACGGAAGGTGCCTATTTTCTCGACATCTTCCTGAAGGCGGGCTTCCCGCCGCCGACCGAACGGTTCAAGCGGCCCGTGGACGACTACGCACCGAACGGTTACTTCGAATTCATTTCCTAG
- a CDS encoding amino acid adenylation domain-containing protein: protein MSSAPHDDQHHPTEQAGGGRVYDRHRHGVHNLQRAEVIADPYRYIQQLQELGPVFYDETSRVWVCTGYEESVKVLTRHATFSSARLIGSEELQSRGLGEAADVVGMLQKQLLFKDPPAHTTVREALREHFSGPRVRAWGHVMQDIVRRALSGLPAHGNADIIADFAANLSTPLIAALLGMEGRESEISRWADAYETLLGSVSALPDVRDKTVIPVLADALAALQAAGRDRLDGEQEDLLSALVRAGRPHELDKSGVDELLYEVAANCVVLAGGGYQTLTHLVSTGLRLFDRYPEQQRLLREVPDLIDSAVNEILRLDGSSQYLARRVTETTLLGGHEIAAGQSVLVHLGAANVDPRKFTDPLSFDIQRREARHLGFGLGRHYCIGAPYAERLAGIAILQFLEKYPDYSFDDDPEALRWGPHPNTRCLATAPIRLGRHEGQPADSAPASRTDGLADRPRSGAAEASATLRWSGTVRGQADHDPWHVKFSAQATLQPDSIAVEAETEALTYRELDRRSNTLAYQLRSFGVQPETVVAIVMERGTDFVCAVLAVAKAGGAFVLADVTCPRDRLAGMLDESKASLVLTDAASFVEFQAFSLRTPTVVVSTSPDHESAPVTGVNVGNTAYVVFTSGSTGRPKAIAISHEGVSNLYEGLNDIFRLGPTDRVLQFLSPNFDGCISDIALTLLSGATLVFADSAKLQVGPPLARTLKRRRITSVIMTPSVWSGLPYTDLPDLRIAAAAGERLASPIVRKWRGQRRRFLNIYGPAEAAALTAWHECGDSDDRPPIGRPATNRRVYVLDGDRPVPVGVEGELCVGGIGLGRYLNRPDLMEERFRADHFVDRPGQLIYRTGDRCRWRPDGTLEFIGRADRQVKIRGHRIELNEVENVIAEFAQIAACTVYEADGQLKANVVVTEGTLDEEGLRRFLSPRLYPPMIPSVFQQVEDSGRTINGKADWQIPQASGLKVRSTSSAPGTLTWQSAEQPDGADTAWNQARVTWAVAQLFAQCLRLPLHRVKSHSDFHSLGGDSLSTAELFNLINGRFGISIEFESLLDNCTPEVLTVEIIQQMPPQRSAAPPSTRVAA, encoded by the coding sequence ATGAGTTCCGCGCCGCACGACGATCAGCATCATCCGACGGAACAAGCAGGAGGCGGTCGCGTCTATGACCGGCATAGGCACGGTGTCCACAATCTTCAGCGAGCGGAAGTGATCGCGGACCCTTACCGCTACATTCAGCAGCTCCAAGAACTGGGCCCAGTGTTCTACGACGAAACCAGTCGGGTCTGGGTCTGCACTGGCTACGAAGAGTCGGTGAAGGTGCTCACCCGTCACGCCACGTTCTCGTCCGCCAGACTAATTGGCTCCGAGGAGTTGCAGAGCAGAGGGCTGGGGGAAGCCGCTGACGTCGTAGGGATGCTGCAGAAGCAACTCCTCTTCAAGGACCCGCCTGCTCATACCACGGTCCGCGAAGCTCTCCGGGAGCACTTCTCCGGCCCCCGTGTCCGCGCCTGGGGCCACGTCATGCAGGACATCGTTCGCCGGGCACTGTCAGGTCTACCAGCACACGGAAACGCGGACATCATCGCCGACTTCGCCGCCAACCTCTCCACGCCGCTCATCGCCGCCCTGCTGGGGATGGAGGGGCGGGAGAGCGAGATATCCAGGTGGGCGGACGCTTACGAGACCCTCCTCGGCAGCGTCTCCGCCCTGCCTGACGTACGCGACAAGACAGTCATACCGGTGCTCGCCGACGCACTGGCAGCCCTGCAGGCGGCCGGCCGTGACCGGCTGGACGGCGAGCAGGAGGACCTCCTCAGTGCGCTGGTCCGAGCAGGGCGTCCGCACGAACTCGATAAGTCTGGTGTCGATGAGCTCCTGTACGAGGTCGCGGCGAACTGTGTCGTCCTGGCCGGTGGCGGCTACCAGACGTTGACCCATCTGGTATCGACCGGGTTGCGCCTGTTCGACCGATACCCCGAACAACAACGGCTCCTCCGCGAGGTCCCCGATCTCATCGACTCGGCCGTGAACGAGATATTGAGGTTGGACGGCTCAAGCCAGTACCTCGCACGGCGCGTCACCGAGACGACACTCCTCGGCGGTCACGAGATCGCGGCCGGACAGAGTGTTCTCGTCCATCTCGGAGCAGCGAACGTGGATCCACGGAAGTTCACGGATCCACTGTCTTTCGACATCCAACGCAGGGAGGCCCGACACTTGGGCTTCGGTCTCGGTCGCCACTACTGCATCGGGGCACCGTATGCCGAGCGTCTCGCCGGGATAGCGATTCTCCAGTTCCTGGAGAAGTATCCTGATTACAGCTTTGACGATGATCCTGAGGCCTTGCGTTGGGGCCCCCACCCCAACACCCGCTGTCTGGCGACGGCGCCGATCCGACTCGGCCGGCATGAGGGCCAGCCTGCGGATTCTGCTCCTGCTTCTCGCACAGACGGTCTTGCGGACCGACCGCGGAGCGGAGCCGCGGAGGCCTCAGCCACCCTGCGTTGGAGCGGCACCGTCCGAGGTCAAGCCGACCACGATCCCTGGCACGTGAAATTCTCTGCACAGGCGACGCTGCAGCCGGACAGCATCGCGGTGGAAGCCGAGACCGAAGCTCTCACCTATCGCGAGCTGGACCGTCGAAGCAACACACTCGCCTATCAGTTGCGTAGCTTCGGCGTGCAGCCGGAAACAGTCGTTGCCATCGTGATGGAACGGGGGACGGACTTCGTCTGTGCCGTGCTCGCCGTCGCGAAGGCGGGTGGCGCCTTCGTCCTGGCCGACGTCACCTGCCCCCGAGACCGACTTGCCGGAATGCTGGACGAGTCGAAAGCATCCCTGGTGTTGACCGACGCCGCATCGTTCGTCGAGTTTCAAGCCTTCTCGCTACGCACGCCTACGGTAGTCGTCTCGACCTCACCGGACCACGAGTCGGCGCCGGTCACCGGAGTCAACGTAGGAAACACCGCCTATGTCGTCTTCACGAGCGGATCGACTGGCCGGCCGAAGGCGATCGCCATCAGCCACGAGGGTGTGTCGAACCTGTACGAAGGACTGAACGACATCTTTCGGCTTGGCCCCACCGACCGGGTGCTGCAGTTCCTGTCGCCGAACTTCGACGGGTGCATCTCAGACATCGCCCTGACCCTCCTGTCAGGAGCGACCCTCGTGTTCGCAGACAGCGCGAAGCTACAGGTGGGCCCACCGTTGGCCAGGACGCTGAAGCGCCGAAGGATCACCTCCGTCATCATGACGCCGTCGGTGTGGTCGGGCCTGCCGTACACCGACCTTCCGGACCTCAGGATCGCAGCTGCGGCCGGCGAACGACTAGCCTCACCCATCGTTCGAAAATGGCGTGGCCAGCGTCGGCGATTCCTGAACATCTACGGTCCGGCGGAAGCGGCGGCGCTGACCGCGTGGCATGAGTGCGGCGACAGTGACGATAGGCCGCCCATTGGCCGGCCGGCGACGAACAGACGGGTATACGTGCTCGACGGCGACCGTCCCGTGCCCGTCGGGGTAGAGGGAGAGCTGTGTGTCGGTGGCATCGGCTTGGGTCGTTATCTCAATCGCCCTGACCTAATGGAGGAGCGGTTCAGAGCGGACCACTTCGTTGACAGGCCTGGCCAGCTCATCTATCGCACGGGCGATCGTTGCCGGTGGCGACCGGACGGAACCTTGGAGTTCATTGGACGAGCCGACCGGCAGGTGAAGATCCGAGGTCACCGAATCGAGCTGAACGAGGTGGAGAACGTCATCGCCGAGTTCGCACAGATCGCCGCCTGCACCGTCTATGAGGCAGACGGGCAGTTGAAAGCCAATGTCGTGGTCACCGAAGGGACCCTCGACGAGGAGGGGCTTCGGCGATTTCTTTCGCCGCGGTTGTATCCTCCGATGATTCCGTCCGTGTTCCAGCAGGTCGAAGACAGCGGGCGCACGATCAACGGCAAGGCCGACTGGCAGATCCCTCAGGCCAGCGGCCTGAAGGTTCGCTCCACCAGTAGCGCTCCGGGCACCCTGACGTGGCAGTCAGCGGAGCAACCCGACGGCGCGGACACGGCGTGGAACCAGGCCCGTGTGACCTGGGCCGTGGCCCAGTTGTTCGCCCAGTGCCTGCGGCTGCCGCTCCACCGGGTCAAGAGCCATTCCGACTTCCACTCACTCGGCGGGGACTCACTCTCCACCGCTGAGCTCTTCAACCTGATCAATGGGAGGTTCGGGATCTCAATCGAGTTCGAGTCCCTATTAGACAACTGCACGCCGGAAGTTCTGACTGTGGAAATCATCCAACAGATGCCGCCACAGCGCTCCGCCGCGCCACCCTCGACGCGGGTCGCCGCATGA
- a CDS encoding RidA family protein, whose product MTEPEISSPIRKDGKQLVFSPSRYEPQMGYSRGIRVGNQIFVAGTTAIDANGKACAEDVGAQTDYVIRKIQATLRQLGGELHHVVSTVTHLTDLSYFDDYARMFQKYFGDITPVNTTVQAPLLRPDLLVEITATAVLVQSSDFTSSSTS is encoded by the coding sequence ATGACTGAGCCTGAGATTTCGAGCCCCATCAGGAAAGACGGCAAGCAGCTGGTCTTCAGCCCATCGCGGTATGAGCCACAGATGGGTTACTCACGGGGCATCCGCGTCGGCAACCAGATATTCGTCGCCGGCACCACCGCTATCGACGCGAATGGAAAAGCGTGCGCCGAGGATGTGGGTGCGCAAACCGACTACGTCATCAGGAAGATCCAGGCCACGCTCCGCCAGTTGGGAGGAGAACTGCACCACGTCGTCAGTACTGTGACGCACCTGACGGACCTCAGCTACTTCGACGACTACGCACGAATGTTCCAGAAGTACTTCGGGGACATCACGCCCGTGAACACCACAGTCCAGGCGCCGCTTCTCCGACCGGACCTCCTTGTCGAGATCACTGCGACCGCAGTTCTCGTCCAGTCGAGCGATTTCACGAGCTCGAGCACCAGCTAG
- a CDS encoding MFS transporter: protein MLNVKPYRDTLALPGLRPLLLVAILARVPVAATAVAMTLYVLDLGRGFFAAGLVGAAMTVGSALGAPLLGRLVDRRGLRPMLLLTTAVSALFWGTAPVLPYPVLLGAALVGGLLTLPVFSVVRQSIAALVPPTRRRQAYALDSMSVELSFMIGPAAAVALSTSVSPTLTLYAVGGGIVLAGLTLLVLNPPTRAQDEVTTPAQPLPRKEWLTPRLIGLLAGGAAGTLVIAGTEVAVVAVLRDAGQVEWTGVVLALWASYSLVGGFTYGTLSRPVPSLILALLLGMVTIPVGLGSGEWWLLALVLLPSGALTAPTIAATADAVSRLAPASVRGEAMGLHGSAMVVGVALGTPLAGAAIDASAPAWGFAATGLLGALIALAMLPAELRHRRSDDAQVNLTDTASPPHDPASTRASVQG from the coding sequence ATGTTGAATGTGAAGCCCTACCGGGACACGCTCGCGCTTCCGGGGTTACGACCCCTGCTGCTGGTCGCGATCCTCGCCCGGGTCCCGGTGGCGGCCACGGCGGTGGCGATGACGCTGTACGTACTCGATCTGGGTCGCGGATTCTTCGCCGCCGGGCTGGTAGGGGCCGCGATGACGGTCGGTTCGGCGCTCGGCGCACCGCTACTCGGCCGACTGGTCGACCGGCGGGGCCTACGGCCGATGCTGCTGCTGACCACAGCGGTATCGGCGCTGTTCTGGGGCACGGCGCCGGTTCTGCCCTACCCGGTGCTTCTCGGCGCCGCGCTCGTCGGTGGGTTACTCACCCTCCCGGTCTTCTCCGTGGTCCGCCAGTCGATCGCCGCACTTGTCCCGCCGACCCGACGGCGTCAGGCCTACGCGCTGGACTCCATGTCGGTCGAACTCAGCTTCATGATCGGACCGGCGGCGGCGGTGGCTCTCTCCACCAGTGTCTCGCCCACCCTGACCTTGTACGCCGTCGGCGGCGGCATAGTGCTGGCCGGACTCACCCTGCTGGTGCTCAATCCACCGACCCGAGCCCAAGACGAGGTGACGACGCCGGCGCAGCCGCTGCCCCGCAAGGAGTGGCTGACCCCACGGTTGATCGGGCTGCTCGCCGGCGGTGCGGCCGGCACGCTGGTGATCGCCGGCACCGAAGTAGCGGTGGTGGCAGTGCTGCGTGACGCCGGTCAGGTTGAATGGACCGGCGTGGTCCTGGCACTCTGGGCCTCATACTCGCTGGTCGGCGGCTTCACCTACGGCACGCTATCTCGCCCGGTGCCATCGCTGATCCTTGCCCTACTACTCGGAATGGTCACCATTCCAGTCGGTCTGGGCAGCGGCGAATGGTGGCTGCTGGCCCTCGTGCTGCTGCCGTCCGGGGCGCTCACCGCGCCGACCATCGCCGCTACTGCCGACGCGGTGAGCCGGCTGGCACCGGCGAGCGTACGAGGTGAGGCGATGGGCCTACACGGCTCGGCGATGGTGGTGGGAGTGGCCCTCGGCACCCCGCTGGCCGGGGCGGCAATCGATGCCTCCGCACCAGCCTGGGGCTTCGCCGCGACGGGCCTGCTCGGCGCGCTGATCGCACTAGCGATGCTACCGGCCGAGTTGCGTCACCGGCGGTCCGACGATGCCCAAGTCAACCTCACTGACACCGCCAGCCCCCCGCACGATCCCGCCTCTACTCGAGCATCGGTCCAGGGATGA
- a CDS encoding ABC transporter substrate-binding protein, translating to MSISPPSVRHAVAAGVALVAGCGSESGDQGQSTSSASTAAGFRVTLTHKVGRAEVEVPPQGVVALLDADLDALLLLGVQPVGSSESSVEGGVTGWAWPLRVSKPEVLVTGDTGFGAEKIAALAPDLILTGDYCFDDEYAKLSKVAPTMGYETTGAFEDASQGALRQVAKAVGRTVRAELVHHRGRGQDRQRPRPTFRHWPARSSHSAGCGRPARSGALRSDKDASEKILNDFGLKLAPEVAAIPGDEFAVQLSLEKVTVLDADVTPVYHADKTLQPTLEGNTSSRTSCRSGASPLWP from the coding sequence ATGTCCATTTCCCCTCCGTCCGTCCGTCACGCCGTCGCGGCAGGCGTGGCCCTGGTGGCCGGATGCGGCAGCGAGTCTGGCGACCAGGGCCAAAGCACGTCGTCCGCGTCGACTGCGGCCGGCTTTCGCGTGACACTCACTCACAAGGTCGGCAGGGCCGAGGTCGAGGTGCCCCCGCAGGGGGTGGTGGCGCTTCTCGATGCCGACCTGGACGCCCTGCTGCTGCTTGGCGTGCAACCCGTTGGCTCTTCTGAGTCGTCCGTCGAGGGTGGCGTCACCGGTTGGGCCTGGCCGCTGCGCGTGAGCAAGCCCGAGGTGCTCGTCACGGGGGACACCGGCTTCGGCGCCGAGAAGATTGCCGCGCTCGCCCCCGACCTGATCCTGACCGGTGACTATTGCTTCGACGACGAGTACGCGAAGCTCAGCAAGGTCGCGCCGACCATGGGGTACGAGACCACCGGCGCCTTCGAGGATGCCTCGCAGGGTGCCCTGCGACAGGTCGCCAAGGCGGTCGGCCGCACCGTGAGGGCCGAGCTGGTTCATCACCGAGGTCGAGGGCAGGATCGGCAAAGGCCAAGACCGACCTTCCGGCACTGGCCGGCAAGGAGTTCACACTCAGCCGGATGTGGGAGGCCGGCCCGATCAGGCGCGCTGCGCTCCGACAAGGACGCCAGCGAGAAGATCCTCAACGACTTCGGCCTGAAGCTGGCACCAGAGGTGGCCGCGATCCCCGGCGACGAGTTCGCCGTGCAGCTCAGCCTCGAGAAGGTCACCGTGCTCGACGCGGACGTCACGCCCGTCTACCACGCCGACAAGACGCTGCAGCCCACGCTCGAGGGAAACACTTCTTCTAGAACCTCGTGCCGGTCAGGAGCAAGTCCCTTGTGGCCCTGA
- a CDS encoding class I SAM-dependent methyltransferase — translation MTFDLAAQYLPGMSISDFERSFRARFPHMASTLWLSRPGRNEVLGPMFAEPNEFESDSTGRGDSYRQAHQQSMVKAVGVAQLLELASGESSAAGLPPDYLLLDVLGGDGTVARAASQLPNWSSPRQWILTGDLSGQMIRQALAYELPAVRLAAQFLLCRDETFGGVLFAYGSHHIPVHQRIASYADAFRVLRPGGRLVVHDFEIGAPTANWFETVVDTYSPNGHKYTHFSRAELEAGMAAAGFADIAVKPIYDPIVVHARDAHDARLGILNYLSDSYGLTCDEQDAGSTVDWVEDQVAKCIQYGSYGLEQFGSIVSSPVRDSGTLSVFETADGWVGEFPRTALVGVGRKD, via the coding sequence GTGACCTTCGATCTTGCCGCACAGTACCTGCCTGGGATGTCGATCAGTGACTTCGAGCGGAGCTTTCGGGCCCGCTTTCCGCACATGGCATCGACGCTCTGGCTGAGTCGTCCGGGACGAAACGAAGTGCTGGGGCCGATGTTCGCGGAGCCAAACGAGTTCGAGTCCGACAGCACCGGCCGCGGAGACTCCTACCGCCAGGCTCACCAGCAGAGCATGGTGAAGGCGGTTGGAGTCGCGCAGCTTCTGGAGCTGGCGTCCGGCGAGTCGAGTGCCGCCGGGCTGCCGCCGGATTACCTTCTGCTGGACGTCCTTGGTGGTGACGGAACCGTCGCCCGGGCGGCGAGTCAGCTGCCGAACTGGTCCAGCCCTCGCCAGTGGATCCTGACCGGCGATCTATCGGGGCAGATGATCCGACAAGCTCTGGCGTACGAGCTCCCGGCGGTTCGACTCGCTGCGCAGTTCCTCCTGTGCCGCGACGAGACGTTCGGGGGCGTGCTCTTCGCCTACGGATCCCACCACATACCTGTGCATCAGCGAATTGCCTCCTACGCGGACGCCTTCCGCGTACTCCGGCCAGGCGGGCGTCTGGTCGTCCATGACTTCGAGATCGGCGCACCGACTGCGAACTGGTTCGAGACCGTAGTAGACACCTATTCGCCGAACGGACACAAGTACACGCACTTCAGCCGCGCCGAACTCGAGGCGGGGATGGCGGCGGCCGGATTTGCGGACATCGCGGTCAAGCCGATCTACGACCCGATCGTCGTGCATGCACGCGACGCTCACGACGCGCGACTGGGCATATTGAACTATCTCTCAGATTCCTACGGCCTGACCTGCGACGAGCAGGACGCCGGCTCTACCGTGGACTGGGTCGAGGACCAAGTGGCCAAGTGCATACAGTACGGGTCATATGGTCTGGAGCAGTTCGGCTCGATCGTGTCCTCGCCCGTGCGTGACAGCGGGACTCTGTCCGTGTTTGAGACAGCAGACGGCTGGGTTGGCGAGTTTCCCCGCACCGCCCTTGTTGGGGTCGGACGTAAGGATTGA
- a CDS encoding alpha/beta fold hydrolase: MSGERGPDTPQLRVKVGGPADATEGSVLYVHGTLDSSASFSRGSRRYLPQWRSLAYDRRGWGHSRQPGHATCGLGRHVADLQDILARHQPDIVVGHSYGGLVALNALGQSPALAGALVVYEPPIRWLPWWPDLAPWEALVRETGAEDPTEAVRALRAAVLGREVTKGTGRPDADLEDGRALLAEMSDAELNTVGFEPLTFGVPTVAAAGVDSLEHDRRTTRGLAELVLRGVYVELPRTAHIAHITDPEAFFGLVRRAKELRRQAEPAGSDHHLTLSDQT; this comes from the coding sequence ATGAGCGGCGAGCGGGGCCCGGACACACCTCAGCTTCGGGTGAAGGTCGGGGGCCCGGCCGATGCCACCGAGGGCAGCGTGCTGTACGTGCACGGCACACTGGACTCGTCGGCGAGCTTTAGCCGGGGCTCACGCAGATACCTTCCCCAGTGGCGCTCACTCGCGTACGACCGTCGTGGGTGGGGCCACTCGCGCCAGCCCGGGCACGCCACGTGTGGACTGGGTAGGCATGTGGCCGACCTGCAGGACATCCTGGCCAGGCACCAGCCCGACATCGTCGTCGGTCACAGCTACGGTGGCCTGGTCGCGCTCAATGCTCTCGGGCAGTCGCCAGCGCTGGCCGGTGCGCTCGTGGTTTACGAGCCACCGATCCGCTGGCTCCCGTGGTGGCCTGACCTGGCGCCCTGGGAAGCGCTCGTCCGAGAGACGGGCGCCGAGGACCCGACCGAAGCCGTCAGGGCACTGCGTGCCGCAGTGCTGGGGCGAGAGGTCACGAAGGGTACCGGCCGACCAGACGCTGACCTCGAGGACGGCCGGGCACTACTAGCCGAGATGTCCGACGCTGAACTCAACACCGTGGGATTCGAGCCGCTCACTTTCGGTGTACCGACTGTTGCAGCGGCCGGCGTGGACTCGCTGGAGCACGATCGCCGCACAACTCGTGGCCTAGCCGAACTCGTCCTGCGTGGCGTGTATGTCGAGCTTCCACGTACGGCGCACATCGCACACATCACGGATCCAGAGGCGTTCTTTGGTCTCGTACGACGCGCAAAGGAACTGCGGCGCCAGGCGGAGCCTGCGGGATCTGATCACCACCTGACGTTGTCAGACCAGACGTGA
- a CDS encoding ATP-grasp domain-containing protein: protein MSYLDPAIAVIDPVAAAGPYGREGTAIGFRVICVLTQEYRTPYVTQTFDPADFSEVYQHSCIDETVAFLKSRSVVAVVPGAPPSLKIVDVLAESLGLIGNPTESLEARRNKRVMKEYWTRHEVPCAAFHESGDLESVISWADGRGYPVVLKPNASVGGVHVFVCANRQEVVDAFNVIVSRADPYHQQFSTVLAEEYLDGDEYFMDLAHTGGGEAMPVAFAKYEKIQRNGNASIYKNMFSLPLDDPIALAALPYVRSVNDALGVRYGINDTEFKMTSRGPRVVEVNNRLPGASVPLMIQRCSGLNVFQENIRIFVDGRRTSGDYHFERHYNICCLINDQPGVVQGYAGLDEVRELLSYDGERMIAPQGVHWPVTRDLDGCWGLIRLVHEDREQLSRDAEAVHAMMRLLVA, encoded by the coding sequence ATGTCATACCTGGACCCCGCGATCGCGGTCATAGATCCGGTTGCAGCGGCCGGACCTTACGGCCGGGAAGGCACCGCCATCGGCTTCAGAGTGATCTGTGTCCTGACGCAGGAATACCGCACCCCGTACGTGACGCAGACGTTCGATCCGGCGGACTTCAGCGAGGTCTACCAACACTCCTGTATTGACGAGACGGTGGCCTTTCTGAAAAGCCGCAGTGTCGTCGCGGTTGTGCCGGGAGCTCCGCCGTCTCTCAAGATCGTAGACGTGTTGGCTGAGTCGCTGGGGCTCATTGGCAATCCGACCGAGAGTCTGGAGGCACGAAGGAACAAGCGCGTGATGAAGGAGTACTGGACACGGCACGAGGTCCCGTGTGCTGCGTTCCACGAGTCAGGCGATCTGGAGTCCGTCATCTCCTGGGCTGACGGGCGCGGCTATCCGGTGGTCCTCAAGCCAAATGCCTCGGTCGGAGGCGTTCACGTCTTCGTGTGTGCGAACCGGCAGGAGGTCGTCGATGCCTTCAACGTGATCGTGAGTCGGGCAGACCCCTACCACCAGCAGTTTTCGACGGTGCTGGCCGAAGAATACCTTGACGGCGACGAGTATTTCATGGATCTAGCGCATACCGGCGGCGGCGAGGCCATGCCGGTCGCCTTCGCCAAGTACGAAAAGATCCAGCGAAATGGAAACGCGAGCATCTATAAGAACATGTTTTCACTTCCGTTAGACGATCCGATAGCCCTAGCGGCTCTGCCTTACGTGCGGTCGGTCAACGACGCGCTCGGAGTGCGTTACGGCATCAACGACACTGAGTTCAAGATGACGTCACGTGGCCCGCGGGTCGTTGAGGTCAACAACCGCCTTCCGGGTGCCAGCGTTCCGTTGATGATCCAGAGGTGCTCAGGCCTCAACGTCTTCCAGGAGAACATCAGGATCTTCGTCGATGGACGCCGCACCTCCGGGGACTATCACTTTGAGCGCCACTACAACATCTGCTGCCTGATCAACGACCAGCCTGGTGTGGTCCAGGGCTATGCCGGGCTCGACGAGGTCAGGGAACTCCTCTCGTACGACGGCGAGAGGATGATCGCTCCGCAGGGCGTCCACTGGCCGGTCACCCGAGACCTGGACGGCTGCTGGGGGTTGATCCGCCTCGTACACGAGGACCGTGAGCAGTTGTCCCGCGACGCGGAGGCTGTGCACGCCATGATGCGACTCTTGGTTGCCTAG